A DNA window from Rhipicephalus sanguineus isolate Rsan-2018 chromosome 8, BIME_Rsan_1.4, whole genome shotgun sequence contains the following coding sequences:
- the LOC125759480 gene encoding peroxynitrite isomerase THAP4-like, producing MRCCCVPFCTSSQRKKEAGVSFHEIPANTELRERWLRVIARKNWVPNSTSNYSAVCSLHFVEADFRENTKRRMLKPDAVPSVFPHYPSYMKNEPPKERSCSSIQKRKRDSSTDTLASLPSQKIDSRPASAPEVRADTPKEVTEPSGWQQPESVSSSDIQDLPFVTAASDYCQSANILEPPDAQPAEEGAGARALRSLGVQADSRSTASAFLERKKWREKERAWKQRNERLQATVDAYKKELQQLKEERNVSKLLQVARDSDQGSTKARVIMDQVLNYKAKKPKWCETIIRQGIILRNLST from the coding sequence ATGCGCTGCTGTTGCGTTCCGTTCTGCACTTCTAGCcagcgaaagaaagaagcaggaGTGTCATTTCACGAGATACCAGCGAACACTGAGCTACGTGAACGATGGCTACGAGTTATCGCAAGAAAGAACTGGGTGCCGAATTCCACCTCAAATTACTCGGCCGTGTGCAGCCTACATTTTGTGGAAGCTGACTTTCGTGAAAATACTAAGAGGCGTATGCTAAAGCCCGATGCGGTGCCTAGTGTGTTTCCTCATTATCCATCGTACATGAAGAACGAGCCACCTAAGGAGAGAAGTTGCAGCAGCATACAGAAGAGAAAGCGTGATTCTTCGACGGACACGTTGGCAAGCCTGCCAAGTCAAAAAATCGATTCCCGCCCTGCATCGGCACCAGAAGTTCGCGCGGACACGCCTAAAGAAGTCACTGAGCCCAGTGGCTGGCAACAACCAGAAAGTGTTTCTTCAAGCGACATCCAAGACTTGCCTTTTGTGACAGCGGCTAGTGACTACTGTCAGTCCGCAAACATCCTTGAGCCACCAGATGCGCAGCCAGCGGAAGAGGGTGCAGGCGCGCGTGCCTTGAGGTCACTTGGTGTTCAAGCCGACAGCAGGAGCACCGCATCAGCCTTCTTGGAGCGAAAAAAATGGCGGGAGAAGGAAAGAGCATGGAAGCAACGAAATGAAAGACTGCAGGCAACAGTCGATGCCTACAAGAAGGAGCTGCAACAATTGAAGGAAGAGCGCAACGTGAGCAAACTTCTTCAAGTCGCCAGGGACTCAGATCAGGGCAGCACTAAAGCCAGAGTCATTATGGATCAAGTGCTAAATTACAAGGCGAAAAAACCGAAGTGGTGTGAAACCATTATACGACAGGGTATAATTTTGCGGAACCTCTCGACGTAG